The following proteins are co-located in the Desulfoscipio sp. XC116 genome:
- the coaE gene encoding dephospho-CoA kinase (Dephospho-CoA kinase (CoaE) performs the final step in coenzyme A biosynthesis.) yields MLVVGLTGNIGSGKSSVARFLKDMGAKVIDTDQVARNVVAPGTPGLQQITLHFGTGVLNADGTLDRPQMAQIVFNNRQALELLNSIVHPAIRAEVLEAITDYKNIPDAPLLVIEAPLLIETGMYKLVDQVWLVIVDAQTQIQRVIERDAATAEQVAGRLAAQMPQTDKLPYAQKVIDNSGTPESTLQQVQQIWSDAIDRPQAQAE; encoded by the coding sequence ATGCTAGTAGTTGGACTTACCGGCAACATCGGCAGCGGCAAAAGCAGCGTGGCCCGTTTTCTAAAGGACATGGGGGCCAAAGTAATTGATACCGACCAGGTGGCCAGGAACGTGGTGGCCCCGGGCACGCCGGGATTACAGCAAATCACGCTACATTTCGGCACCGGCGTATTAAATGCCGACGGCACCTTGGACCGGCCCCAAATGGCGCAAATAGTCTTTAATAACCGCCAGGCTTTAGAACTCCTCAACTCCATTGTACACCCAGCCATTAGAGCCGAGGTATTAGAGGCTATCACAGATTATAAAAATATTCCCGACGCCCCGCTGCTGGTTATTGAAGCACCCCTGCTCATTGAAACGGGAATGTATAAATTAGTGGACCAAGTCTGGCTGGTCATCGTGGATGCTCAAACACAGATCCAGCGGGTGATCGAAAGAGATGCCGCCACCGCAGAGCAAGTAGCCGGTCGCCTGGCAGCCCAGATGCCCCAGACAGACAAGCTTCCCTACGCTCAGAAGGTTATCGACAACAGCGGCACCCCCGAGTCTACCTTACAACAAGTGCAGCAAATATGGAGTGATGCAATTGACCGCCCACAAGCGCAGGCTGAATAA
- a CDS encoding S41 family peptidase, translated as MNRRILILVCVLLVVFGWFKPAQAADDLESDAALVLELMDLMHEYHLNNPDADTLTNGAIQGLLDSLEDPYADYFSADTLKDYIDSLNGYLEGIGIEILAGEQYPCVYSVIPGTPAAKSGIMAGDIIVAVDGKSTVGWTLADVVEKIKGPSGSVVVLTIQRGEDDSLDVDLKRADIHLPSVHQEMLAGQTGYINLTFFGSDTGREFNKAVRDLKAAGMTSLIIDLRNNGGGYAQEAVDIIGDFVAKDTLAVSTVDRQGNREEVRTWDKPVADSLPVVVIVNELSASASELLAGALQDYKIASLVGTATFGKGVVQTIIPLSSGGALKMTVFKYLTPAGQDIDSVGLTPDHYVFTWELQKEVAWQTLHPEHMPRLTFDLATGRTTLNDRVLEINIKARIKDGAYMLPLRPVLEAMFYQVFWQDGVIKVFAGQKEVWRANLPKGGTGGQSDIIVQDGVSYLSENILRQLNIDISKEESKITLTRSMQ; from the coding sequence ATGAATAGGCGGATTTTGATTTTGGTATGCGTGTTACTGGTTGTCTTCGGTTGGTTTAAGCCGGCTCAGGCTGCCGATGATTTGGAGAGTGACGCTGCTTTGGTGCTGGAATTAATGGATTTGATGCATGAGTACCACCTGAACAATCCTGATGCCGACACTTTGACGAACGGGGCAATTCAAGGCTTGCTGGACAGTCTGGAAGATCCTTATGCCGATTATTTCAGCGCTGACACATTAAAGGATTACATTGATTCGTTAAATGGCTATCTTGAAGGTATTGGTATAGAGATACTGGCTGGTGAGCAATATCCATGCGTGTATAGTGTTATACCAGGTACCCCTGCCGCCAAGAGCGGTATCATGGCCGGGGATATTATTGTGGCCGTGGATGGGAAAAGTACTGTTGGCTGGACTTTGGCTGATGTGGTTGAAAAGATAAAAGGTCCCAGCGGTTCAGTGGTGGTTCTAACCATTCAGCGTGGTGAGGATGATTCCTTGGATGTTGACCTTAAGCGGGCTGATATTCATCTGCCTTCCGTACACCAGGAGATGCTGGCCGGTCAAACCGGTTATATTAATTTAACTTTCTTTGGTTCCGATACCGGCAGGGAATTTAACAAAGCTGTTCGCGACCTGAAAGCCGCCGGTATGACCAGCCTGATAATCGATCTGCGTAATAATGGCGGTGGCTATGCTCAGGAAGCGGTGGATATAATCGGTGATTTTGTTGCTAAGGATACCCTGGCGGTCAGTACGGTGGACCGGCAGGGCAACCGGGAGGAGGTACGCACCTGGGATAAGCCTGTTGCTGATAGTCTGCCCGTTGTGGTTATAGTCAATGAACTTAGTGCCAGCGCTTCTGAATTACTGGCCGGCGCGTTGCAGGATTATAAAATAGCTTCTTTGGTGGGCACTGCAACCTTTGGCAAAGGTGTTGTGCAGACTATTATACCGCTGAGCTCCGGAGGTGCTCTTAAAATGACGGTGTTCAAATATCTGACCCCGGCGGGACAGGATATTGACTCGGTAGGCTTAACTCCGGATCACTATGTTTTTACATGGGAGTTGCAGAAGGAAGTGGCCTGGCAAACATTGCATCCGGAGCATATGCCCCGGCTTACCTTTGATCTAGCCACAGGCAGGACGACATTAAACGACCGGGTACTGGAGATAAATATAAAAGCCAGGATAAAAGACGGCGCGTATATGCTCCCGCTGCGCCCGGTATTGGAAGCCATGTTCTACCAAGTATTTTGGCAGGACGGTGTGATTAAAGTTTTTGCGGGTCAAAAGGAAGTATGGCGTGCTAACCTGCCCAAGGGCGGGACCGGTGGTCAGTCTGACATTATTGTGCAGGATGGAGTTAGCTATCTGTCTGAGAATATTTTGAGGCAATTGAATATTGATATTAGTAAGGAAGAAAGTAAAATCACTTTAACCAGATCAATGCAGTAA
- a CDS encoding acetoacetate decarboxylase family protein codes for MLKGYTQPRTPLGKSSLLSEPPWHFAGDALVVEYETDEAKAAAFLPEGLELESARCAVYFMDWQYASDQEYMDPVCSQYRETLFLLSARYEGKPIAYCPFIWVSQDKSMMRGLIQGWPKSGMLAGCPRKFPAFPLNSYGVSDTGPEYRGPGI; via the coding sequence ATGCTTAAAGGATATACACAGCCGCGTACCCCCTTGGGAAAATCCAGCCTGCTGTCCGAACCGCCCTGGCATTTTGCCGGAGATGCCCTGGTTGTGGAGTATGAAACGGACGAAGCGAAAGCGGCGGCATTTTTGCCGGAAGGCTTGGAACTGGAATCTGCCCGCTGCGCCGTATACTTTATGGACTGGCAGTACGCCAGTGATCAAGAATACATGGACCCCGTTTGCAGCCAGTACAGGGAAACGCTATTTCTGCTCAGTGCACGATATGAGGGTAAGCCTATTGCATATTGTCCCTTTATCTGGGTAAGTCAAGATAAATCCATGATGCGCGGGTTGATTCAGGGCTGGCCCAAATCCGGAATGCTCGCTGGATGTCCTCGAAAATTCCCCGCTTTTCCGTTAAATAGCTATGGCGTTTCCGATACCGGTCCGGAATACCGGGGTCCAGGTATTTAA
- the polA gene encoding DNA polymerase I, with protein sequence MFMNKFLIIDGNSLIHRAFHAIPPLTTSDGTITNAVYGFTNMLFKVLQKVEPGYIAVAFDKGKITFRHASYADYKAKRKATPPELRSQFPLLKEVLRHMRIQTLELENYEADDIIGTLTKLAEGEDIESFVLTGDRDALQLVSPRVRVLLTKKGITEMEEYDEGGVWDRYGVNPPQIIDIKGLMGDASDNIPGVPGIGEKTALRLIQEHGSLEDVIADREKLPTRWRNKLTEHQDQAVLSKKLATIDRQVPLNIEVQQFKWPGPDYPALLDIFSKLEFKTLVHNIMDKAGHSDKTGKLPGQAAGGPDKLDTYSVDYQRVSSAEELLQIRKAVSTSGQAVLELLGTRETGISQAALSAAVGDIIYLLPVKEKAEALDAIADICADPQIKKICADGKEVLWLLHRHNRTMQGLAFDIQLAAYLLNPSLSQNTLTDLALQYLQLVLPTEGEAAAAARVDVLGRLAQLLHQKMVETDMDRLYYDVELPLVAVLADMEMEGVAVNPPILSSMAEETGRQIDLLVQEIYRLAGEQFNINSPKQLGDILFNKMELPVIKKTKTGFSTDASVLEELAPSHDIVAKILAYRQLAKLKSTYIDGLFGLINPTSGRIHTTFHQNVTATGRLSSSNPNLQNIPIRLAEGRLIRRVFVPCQPGNLILTADYSQIELRILAHMSGDLNLVNAFNEGQDIHSRTAAEVFGVPMEQVTPEMRGRAKAVNFGIVYGISDFGLSRDIKVSRAEAGQYIRSYFERYSGVKEFIDRKIAEARDKGYATTLLNRRRYLPDILNRNRVIRAFGERTAINTPIQGSAADIIKLAMVRIHNELKSRHMATKMILQVHDELIFDVPPEELPVIKDMVREYMENALQLDVPLVVDLKLGPNWYDVRKVP encoded by the coding sequence ATATTCATGAACAAATTTCTTATTATAGATGGCAACAGCCTGATCCACCGGGCTTTCCACGCCATTCCCCCGCTGACCACCAGTGATGGCACAATTACCAACGCCGTATATGGATTTACCAATATGCTGTTTAAAGTGCTGCAAAAAGTAGAGCCCGGTTACATTGCCGTGGCCTTTGACAAAGGCAAAATTACCTTCAGACATGCAAGCTACGCAGATTACAAGGCCAAACGCAAGGCAACCCCGCCCGAGCTACGCAGCCAGTTCCCCCTGCTGAAAGAGGTGCTGCGCCATATGCGTATTCAAACCCTGGAACTGGAAAACTACGAAGCGGATGATATTATCGGCACCCTCACCAAATTGGCCGAGGGCGAGGATATAGAGTCGTTTGTACTTACCGGCGACCGGGACGCCCTGCAGCTGGTTTCCCCGCGGGTGCGCGTATTGCTCACCAAAAAAGGCATCACCGAAATGGAAGAATACGATGAGGGGGGAGTCTGGGACCGCTACGGGGTCAACCCGCCGCAGATTATTGATATTAAAGGACTGATGGGAGATGCGTCCGATAATATCCCCGGTGTGCCGGGCATCGGCGAAAAAACCGCGCTCAGGCTGATTCAGGAACACGGTAGTCTCGAGGATGTAATTGCCGACCGGGAAAAACTGCCCACTCGCTGGCGCAACAAGTTAACAGAACACCAGGACCAGGCGGTATTATCCAAGAAACTGGCCACCATCGACCGCCAGGTACCGTTAAATATAGAAGTTCAGCAATTTAAATGGCCGGGACCGGATTACCCGGCACTTTTGGACATATTCAGCAAGCTGGAGTTTAAAACCCTGGTCCACAACATTATGGACAAAGCAGGCCACAGCGATAAAACAGGCAAGCTGCCCGGCCAGGCCGCCGGTGGGCCGGATAAGCTGGATACTTACAGCGTGGATTATCAAAGGGTGTCTTCAGCGGAAGAATTGCTGCAAATAAGAAAAGCAGTCAGCACATCCGGCCAGGCTGTGCTGGAACTTTTGGGCACCCGGGAGACCGGAATTAGTCAGGCGGCCCTATCCGCCGCTGTTGGTGATATCATCTACCTGCTGCCGGTCAAGGAAAAAGCTGAGGCACTGGATGCCATAGCAGATATTTGTGCCGACCCGCAGATAAAAAAAATCTGTGCCGACGGCAAAGAGGTTCTATGGCTGCTGCATCGCCACAACCGCACCATGCAGGGTCTGGCATTTGATATTCAGCTTGCCGCCTACCTGCTTAACCCCAGTCTGTCACAGAACACATTAACCGACCTGGCCCTGCAGTATTTACAGCTGGTTTTGCCCACCGAGGGAGAAGCCGCAGCGGCGGCCCGGGTGGATGTGCTGGGGCGCCTTGCGCAGCTGCTGCATCAAAAAATGGTGGAAACCGATATGGATAGGCTGTACTACGACGTTGAACTGCCGCTGGTGGCAGTATTGGCGGATATGGAAATGGAAGGGGTGGCTGTGAACCCTCCGATATTAAGCAGCATGGCGGAGGAAACGGGACGGCAAATTGATCTGTTGGTACAGGAAATTTACCGGCTGGCCGGTGAACAATTCAATATTAACTCGCCCAAACAACTGGGAGATATACTATTCAACAAAATGGAACTGCCGGTAATTAAGAAAACCAAAACCGGTTTTTCCACTGATGCCTCAGTGCTGGAAGAACTGGCCCCGTCTCACGATATCGTGGCTAAAATTCTGGCTTATCGCCAGCTGGCCAAATTAAAATCAACCTATATTGACGGTCTGTTCGGGCTGATTAACCCCACCAGCGGCAGAATTCATACCACCTTTCACCAGAATGTAACTGCCACCGGACGGTTGTCAAGCTCCAATCCCAATTTACAGAACATACCCATTCGGCTGGCAGAAGGGCGGCTGATCAGGCGGGTATTTGTCCCCTGCCAACCAGGCAACCTGATTCTTACCGCGGATTATTCGCAAATTGAGCTGCGCATACTGGCGCACATGTCCGGAGACTTAAACCTGGTCAATGCGTTTAATGAAGGTCAGGACATCCATAGCCGCACCGCCGCCGAGGTGTTTGGCGTACCTATGGAGCAAGTAACACCGGAAATGCGCGGCCGGGCCAAAGCGGTCAACTTCGGCATTGTGTATGGTATCAGCGACTTTGGCCTATCCCGGGATATTAAAGTCAGCCGTGCTGAGGCGGGCCAATACATCCGCAGTTACTTTGAACGCTACTCGGGTGTTAAAGAATTTATCGACCGCAAAATTGCCGAAGCCCGGGATAAGGGTTACGCCACTACTTTGCTTAACCGGCGCCGCTACCTGCCGGACATTTTAAACCGCAACCGGGTCATCAGAGCCTTCGGCGAGCGCACGGCCATCAATACGCCAATCCAGGGCAGCGCTGCAGACATAATTAAGCTGGCAATGGTAAGAATACATAATGAATTAAAAAGCCGGCACATGGCCACAAAAATGATATTACAGGTACACGACGAACTTATCTTCGACGTGCCTCCCGAGGAATTGCCTGTGATAAAGGATATGGTAAGGGAATACATGGAAAACGCCCTGCAGCTGGATGTGCCGCTGGTCGTGGATTTAAAGCTGGGCCCCAACTGGTATGACGTTAGAAAGGTGCCGTAA
- a CDS encoding SDR family oxidoreductase, with protein sequence MEDNNMKNRVAVITGATKGIGKGLFIRLAEAGVNTATVYHEDEKAAEEFAEIAQKMNIRYHIEKFDVCDIVKLPIYINNIYEEFGRIDYLINNVGLNVYKTIHDCSLKEWEKAQDIILNVPFQLMKLVIPVMRRQKFGRIVNIGASSNDYLKGVAGVGPFGVHKAALTVLTKTLALEEIKYGITVNMVAPGSTEKAGTIPEGGRIPISNIPIGRRIEIEEVVESIMFFLADNVGGITGQFIGVNGGLST encoded by the coding sequence GTGGAGGATAATAATATGAAAAATAGAGTAGCTGTAATAACGGGAGCTACAAAAGGAATTGGCAAGGGTTTATTTATCAGATTAGCTGAAGCTGGAGTGAATACAGCAACGGTTTATCATGAAGATGAAAAGGCAGCTGAAGAGTTTGCGGAAATTGCACAAAAGATGAATATTAGATATCACATTGAGAAGTTTGATGTTTGTGATATTGTAAAACTGCCCATCTATATTAATAATATATACGAGGAATTTGGCAGGATAGATTACTTGATTAATAACGTTGGTTTAAATGTTTATAAAACAATACATGATTGCAGTTTGAAAGAATGGGAAAAAGCCCAGGACATTATATTAAATGTTCCTTTCCAATTAATGAAATTAGTTATACCTGTTATGAGGCGGCAAAAATTTGGCCGCATTGTAAATATTGGAGCATCATCAAATGATTATTTGAAAGGGGTTGCAGGTGTTGGGCCTTTTGGGGTGCACAAAGCAGCCTTGACAGTTTTAACAAAAACTTTAGCCTTGGAAGAAATAAAATACGGGATAACAGTAAACATGGTGGCACCTGGAAGTACAGAAAAAGCAGGAACAATACCAGAAGGGGGTAGGATACCAATTTCTAATATTCCGATTGGCAGGAGGATTGAGATAGAAGAAGTGGTGGAGTCCATCATGTTCTTTTTAGCTGATAACGTAGGTGGTATAACAGGGCAGTTCATTGGAGTAAACGGGGGACTGTCTACCTGA
- a CDS encoding lytic transglycosylase domain-containing protein, which yields MQLTAHKRRLNKFRFTLFILLIVVIFNFTNIMKLLYPMPYSDKILKYAAMAEVNPYFLTAIMRTESSFDPDAVSPKDARGLMQIMPDTGEWIAKQIYLNPYHPDLLFDPETNIRLGAWYIANLEDEFAGNRIMVLAAYNGGRGNVRKWLEEDKISGGISDIAVIPFPETKNFVRKVLWNYKVYTWLYDRQ from the coding sequence ATGCAATTGACCGCCCACAAGCGCAGGCTGAATAAATTTAGATTCACTTTATTTATACTGCTTATAGTAGTAATTTTTAATTTTACTAATATAATGAAACTACTTTACCCCATGCCTTACAGCGATAAAATATTGAAATATGCCGCCATGGCCGAGGTTAACCCGTATTTTTTAACCGCTATCATGAGAACTGAAAGCAGTTTTGACCCTGACGCTGTTTCCCCCAAAGACGCCAGGGGTCTGATGCAGATCATGCCGGATACCGGTGAATGGATAGCTAAGCAAATCTATCTTAACCCCTACCACCCGGACCTGCTTTTTGACCCGGAAACCAACATCCGGCTGGGTGCCTGGTACATCGCCAATTTAGAGGATGAATTCGCCGGTAATAGAATAATGGTACTGGCCGCCTATAACGGCGGACGGGGCAATGTGCGCAAATGGCTGGAGGAAGATAAAATATCCGGCGGCATCTCCGACATAGCCGTGATCCCCTTCCCGGAAACCAAAAACTTTGTGCGCAAGGTGCTGTGGAATTACAAGGTATATACCTGGCTTTACGACAGGCAGTGA
- the ytaF gene encoding sporulation membrane protein YtaF yields MELIALAVFALALNMDSFAAGVAYGVRKIEVPITSLAIISIMSMTAITISMVLGNAVAGYFSATFAHRLGGVILLFIGVWVLIQSLQENRKKARAKSAGEMENEAEIPDPMLQIHIRSLGLVIQILREPYRADLDRSGIISGREAVLLGLALAMDAFAAGFAVSMLGFNLLYTALMVGLGHFVLTYLGLLTGMSVGTNGLSQKVTTLPGFILIALGLFKMH; encoded by the coding sequence ATGGAGCTTATCGCTCTGGCAGTGTTTGCGCTGGCGCTGAACATGGACTCCTTTGCGGCAGGCGTGGCCTATGGGGTGCGTAAAATAGAAGTACCTATCACATCCCTGGCTATTATAAGCATTATGTCCATGACGGCCATCACCATTTCCATGGTGCTGGGCAACGCAGTAGCCGGTTACTTTTCCGCAACCTTTGCCCACAGGCTGGGCGGGGTTATTTTACTGTTTATCGGAGTGTGGGTGCTGATACAATCCCTGCAGGAAAACCGCAAAAAAGCTCGGGCTAAATCCGCCGGAGAAATGGAAAATGAAGCTGAAATACCCGACCCGATGCTACAAATCCATATCCGCTCGCTGGGACTGGTTATTCAGATCCTCCGGGAACCATACCGGGCGGACCTGGACCGGTCCGGCATAATCTCGGGGCGAGAAGCAGTGCTGCTGGGCCTGGCCCTGGCCATGGACGCCTTCGCCGCAGGATTTGCCGTATCCATGCTGGGCTTTAACTTACTCTACACCGCTCTGATGGTGGGTTTGGGGCACTTCGTACTCACCTACCTGGGCCTGCTGACCGGTATGAGCGTGGGAACCAATGGTCTCAGCCAGAAAGTCACCACCTTGCCCGGTTTCATACTCATCGCTTTGGGGCTCTTCAAAATGCACTAA
- the mutM gene encoding bifunctional DNA-formamidopyrimidine glycosylase/DNA-(apurinic or apyrimidinic site) lyase, with translation MPELPEVETVKRTLEKKIAGLTINGVNIMMAKIIREPSPEEFSAQVTGRKITRLGRRGKYLLLYLTDDNVLIIHLRMTGRLVYTAPDEPLSKHTHVVFLLSDGHELRFIDMRQFGRLQLAPLQALDRVKGLKDLGPEPLGQEFSRDFLRRELKRKRVRIKSLLLDQTFIAGLGNIYADEALHRARLNPQRTANSLSPREIAGLYHSIIAVLQEGIQNRGTSFRDYVDGDGRRGNYQELLRVYNREGSPCPHCGTAVARIKIGGRSSYFCPACQREQ, from the coding sequence ATGCCGGAACTACCCGAAGTTGAGACAGTAAAAAGAACTCTGGAAAAGAAAATAGCCGGGCTTACTATAAACGGCGTCAATATAATGATGGCTAAAATTATCCGGGAGCCCTCGCCGGAAGAATTCAGCGCGCAAGTTACGGGCCGCAAAATCACCCGGCTGGGACGGCGGGGCAAATACCTGCTGCTGTATTTAACCGATGATAATGTGCTGATTATACACCTGCGCATGACCGGACGCCTGGTTTACACTGCACCGGACGAACCGCTGTCCAAGCATACCCACGTTGTCTTTTTACTCAGTGACGGTCATGAACTGCGTTTTATTGATATGCGCCAATTCGGACGCCTGCAGTTGGCCCCGCTGCAGGCTTTAGACCGGGTCAAAGGGCTAAAGGACCTGGGTCCGGAACCTTTGGGGCAGGAGTTCTCCAGGGATTTTTTGCGCCGGGAACTAAAACGCAAACGGGTGCGTATTAAATCACTGCTGCTGGATCAAACCTTTATTGCCGGCCTGGGCAATATTTACGCTGATGAAGCTTTACATCGAGCCCGCCTTAATCCCCAGCGCACGGCCAATTCACTGTCTCCCCGGGAAATAGCCGGCCTCTATCACTCTATCATAGCAGTGCTGCAGGAAGGCATTCAAAACCGGGGCACATCATTCAGGGATTACGTAGACGGCGACGGCCGCAGAGGCAACTATCAGGAACTGCTGCGCGTGTATAACCGCGAGGGCAGCCCATGCCCCCACTGCGGTACTGCTGTTGCAAGAATTAAGATAGGCGGACGCAGCTCATACTTTTGCCCCGCCTGCCAGCGGGAGCAATAA
- a CDS encoding polysaccharide deacetylase family protein — protein sequence MRIYLLNLKRIKRNILLGALLLFTAGLFMVMLQQNNIAANVKPQPYEIYKVQTDKPVVALTFDISWGTKVPGPVLDILKEKDVKSTFFLSGPWVTKYPEIPKRIAAESHEIASHGNEHVNYSEHDPQWIKNDIMTAHKSIKAVTGTEPNLIRTPNGDWNDMVRQTIDDLGYKSIKWSTDSLDWQKDKSVDQITGRVLEKAHPGAIILMHASDTCDRTPAALPAVIDGLREKGYSLVTVSELLKLGPGVVD from the coding sequence ATGCGTATTTACCTGCTCAACCTAAAAAGGATTAAACGCAATATTCTGCTGGGTGCACTTTTACTTTTCACGGCAGGCCTGTTTATGGTCATGCTGCAGCAAAATAACATAGCCGCTAATGTAAAACCCCAACCTTACGAAATCTATAAGGTACAGACCGATAAACCGGTTGTGGCGCTTACCTTTGATATCAGCTGGGGCACGAAGGTCCCGGGACCGGTGCTGGATATATTAAAAGAAAAGGATGTCAAATCAACCTTTTTTCTAAGTGGTCCCTGGGTAACGAAATACCCGGAAATTCCTAAAAGAATTGCCGCCGAAAGCCACGAAATCGCCAGCCACGGCAATGAACATGTTAACTACAGCGAACATGACCCCCAGTGGATTAAAAATGACATTATGACCGCTCATAAGTCCATTAAAGCAGTAACCGGTACCGAACCCAATCTTATCCGTACTCCCAACGGCGATTGGAACGATATGGTACGCCAAACCATTGATGATTTAGGCTATAAGTCCATTAAATGGAGCACTGATTCACTGGATTGGCAAAAGGATAAATCAGTGGATCAAATCACCGGCCGGGTACTGGAAAAGGCTCACCCCGGTGCCATTATATTGATGCACGCCAGCGATACCTGTGACCGCACCCCGGCCGCACTGCCCGCAGTGATCGACGGGCTGCGCGAAAAGGGCTACAGCCTGGTAACTGTAAGTGAGCTGCTTAAACTCGGGCCCGGCGTCGTCGACTAA
- a CDS encoding alpha/beta hydrolase encodes MGYFVRVEQDVNIYVEDLNPGNGKPILFIHGWPANYKMFEYQFNKLPQMGYRCIGMDCRGFGKSDKPWRGYNYDRMADDIRGVVEALNLRDFTLGGHSTGGAIAIRYMARHNGYGVSRLALFAAAAPSLIQRPYFPYGLTKEDVNKIIQGTCEDRPNMLQEFGNMFFFQYVTKPFSAWFFQLGLQAAGWATAAVAFSWLDEEGLFSDLGKINVPTLILHGIHDRVCLFPLAEAQNRGIKNSKLVPFKYSGHGLFYDERDKFNKELIQFIG; translated from the coding sequence TTGGGTTACTTTGTTAGAGTAGAACAAGATGTGAATATTTACGTGGAAGACCTTAACCCGGGGAATGGGAAGCCAATCTTATTTATACACGGTTGGCCGGCAAATTATAAAATGTTCGAATATCAGTTTAATAAGCTTCCCCAAATGGGATATCGTTGCATCGGAATGGATTGCAGAGGATTTGGTAAATCCGATAAACCTTGGAGAGGCTACAATTACGATCGAATGGCAGATGATATTCGAGGTGTGGTTGAAGCACTCAACTTACGTGATTTTACACTCGGAGGGCACTCTACGGGGGGAGCTATTGCCATTCGATATATGGCCCGTCACAATGGATATGGGGTATCCAGGCTAGCCCTTTTTGCGGCTGCGGCTCCCAGTCTTATTCAGCGTCCATATTTCCCTTATGGTTTAACAAAAGAAGACGTAAATAAGATCATTCAGGGAACATGTGAAGACCGTCCTAATATGTTGCAGGAATTCGGAAATATGTTTTTTTTCCAGTATGTGACTAAGCCTTTCTCGGCTTGGTTTTTTCAATTAGGACTTCAGGCGGCAGGTTGGGCCACCGCAGCGGTTGCATTCTCCTGGTTGGACGAAGAAGGCTTATTTTCCGACCTCGGAAAAATAAACGTTCCTACATTAATTCTTCACGGTATTCATGACAGAGTTTGTCTTTTCCCTCTGGCCGAAGCACAAAACCGGGGAATAAAAAATTCCAAGCTTGTACCGTTTAAATACAGTGGCCACGGATTATTTTACGATGAGCGTGACAAATTCAACAAGGAGTTGATACAATTTATTGGATAA
- a CDS encoding DUF3795 domain-containing protein: MIAFCGIDCTKCEAFTATQKNDDKLRAKVAKNWSNHYNVKILPEQINCSGCLSDGIKTYHCEYMCKIRKCAKGRNLQTCSKCNDYACSKLDEVFKYVPDAKKNLEYNLEYIKTKSE, from the coding sequence ATGATAGCATTTTGCGGAATAGATTGCACGAAATGCGAAGCTTTCACTGCAACACAGAAAAACGATGATAAGCTACGCGCCAAGGTTGCCAAAAACTGGTCAAATCACTATAACGTTAAAATACTGCCGGAACAAATTAATTGTAGTGGTTGTTTATCGGATGGTATTAAGACATATCACTGTGAGTATATGTGTAAAATTAGAAAGTGTGCAAAAGGGAGAAATCTACAAACATGTTCTAAATGTAATGATTATGCATGTAGTAAGCTTGATGAGGTATTTAAATACGTTCCGGATGCAAAAAAGAATTTAGAGTATAATTTAGAGTATATTAAAACAAAAAGTGAATAA